In a genomic window of Vigna angularis cultivar LongXiaoDou No.4 chromosome 6, ASM1680809v1, whole genome shotgun sequence:
- the LOC108344109 gene encoding uncharacterized protein LOC108344109: protein MEEGEGEVQPEVGTQMEEVQGHGDGEQVGREMEEGEGEGQAEVGTQMEEGEGQNHGELDVEVDNEVAKHIENEDDGEVHDVEEEEVHDAEEANVHDFELQDVQEDEDEDEGGHDGDDDGGHVSGDDANDEDENVDDGEYENVDDSVSEESLVDVRVECDIGTSKGQPCSLVGECSRNSHNDSMHDVHGLSNIEWVSDELDSGPNNENDDDSIPKTLFPTFTMPKSLGEYKWEV, encoded by the coding sequence ATGGAGGAGGGTGAGGGTGAGGTTCAGCCTGAAGTTGGAACACAAATGGAGGAGGTTCAGGGTCATGGTGATGGTGAACAAGTTGGTAGAGAAATGGAGGAAGGAGAGGGTGAGGGTCAGGCTGAAGTTGGAACACAAATGGAGGAGGGTGAGGGTCAAAATCATGGTGAACTTGATGTAGAGGTTGACAATGAAGTTGCTAAACATATTGAAAATGAAGACGATGGTGAAGTACATGATGTAGAGGAGGAAGAAGTACATGATGCAGAGGAGGCTAATGTACATGATTTTGAGCTACAAGATGTACAAGAagatgaggatgaggatgaggGTGGacatgatggtgatgatgatggtggACATGTTTCTGGAGATGATGCTAATGATGAGGATGAGAATGTAGATGATGGTGAATATGAAAATGTAGATGACTCTGTTAGTGAAGAAAGTCTAGTTGATGTTAGGGTTGAGTGTGACATTGGGACTTCGAAAGGACAACCTTGCAGTCTAGTAGGTGAATGTTCAAGGAACTCTCATAATGATTCAATGCATGATGTTCATGGCTTGTCTAACATTGAGTGGGTGTCAGATGAGTTGGATAGTGGTCCAAATAATGAGAACGATGATGATTCCATTCCCAAAACTTTGTTCCCCACATTTACTATGCCTAAAAGTTTGGGGGAATATAAATGGGAAGTATAA